The Streptomyces puniciscabiei genome contains the following window.
GAAGTGACGAGCGGCGGAGACGTGCGCCTCCTGCGCCGGCAGGGTGAGCAGTGCATGGCGGCGGCAGGGCCGGCCGAGCAGTGAAGTCGGGCTGGGGGAATCGGTCACGAACATGGTCTTCTGGCTCTTCTGTCGATGTGCGGAGACCGGAAAAGGGGTGACCGCAAGCACTTCGGGGGTGGTCGGTAGGCCGGATCCTGATCCTGCGTGGGCGCGCTCAATCAGTTCCACGGACGACACATGCCGGACGGTTCGAGCTATTTGCCTTTTTTGTCCCGATTCTTGCGAGTCATGTCAATGTCGGCGCCTGTCTGGGCTCAGCCGCCTCTGTCCGGAGCACGCTGTTGCGCGCCCGGACGTCCGTGCCTGCATTTCGGCTGGATCGCGGGCCTCCGCGTGCAGACGTGATGGATCCTTCTCCGGGTTGTACGGACTTCGGGAAAAAGAAGAGTCGTGCGCGCCCCGTCGGCCCGCTCATGCATGAAGTCAGCTGCGGACTGGGCCGGTTCGACGGAGCGGGGGCGGAGTGACCAGGGCCCGGAAACCGTCGTCGCGTCGCGGGAAGGGCCGGGGTGTCGGTTTTCGCCTCCTCCGCCGGAAGCGGAGATGTATGCCGCCGCACCCCTTTCGCACAGCCGTGCCTGCCCGTGTACACGGCCGGCACCCGCGGGGCCCGGCGCGGGATGGCCGACCGGCCCCTGCGGAGGTCGCGTGACGGAAGCAGGCCAGAGCCCCACGATCGAGCTCCAGACCTGCCCCGGTACCGACACAGCCGCCCGAGACAGGTCGTGCAGGGGAAGCAGCCGCCGCAGCTGACCGGCCCCGCGATGTGTGGCACCACCGCGGACAGATCGATCGGATGGCTGCTTCAACCCACGCCTCGACCCTCGACCCTCGACCTGCTGGTCGCGTACCCGGATGGCCTTCACCTTGATCAACCCGGCGGGGGTGATCATTCCCGGCCTGCGGCGGCCGACTCGACCATCCGCCGCCTCCGCGCGCCGGCTGCCGCTCAGCCCCTCGGCCATACAGGTGCCGGTGTCGGCCTCCGAGGCCACCACATTCATCGGCCGCGAGCCCTTGTCGGACGGTCCCGCCGATCCCGGAGCCACGCGGTGCGGCGGGATCGAGGGGCTACGGTGATCATGAGCGTGCCCGTCCAGCCGGTGTCACGGGCAGAAACCTCTTCCATGACCATAAGCTGGACGTCCTGTGCGCGCCCCACAAGCTCGGTCCACCGGTCTTGAGGCGGCCCAGTGCTTGTCCGCCCTCACCGGTCAGCCCTCTGCCTGGGTCCAGCTCACCAACTCGTCGTGAGGGCCGCTGACGGCGGCGCAGTTGCGGGTCTCGGGCAGGCGGACGAGGGCGTGGCCGATCTCGGGGAGATCGGCGGGCGGGACTCTGGCCCAGAGGGTGGCCGCGACGGGCCGGCCGCCGAGGGGGCGAAGTCGCAGCGGAACCGCAGCAGGCCGCGTCGGGTGAGCTGTCCGGTGCGGCGTTTTGCGGTGTTGAGGCTGACGCCGAGGTCACTCGCCAGGGCCCGGTAGGGCGCGCGGCCGTCGTGGGCGATCCGGGTGATGAGGGCGCGGTCGAAGGGCGTGATCTCGCCCGGGTCGACAGGGGTCCGGGCCGGGGGCGGGCCGGTCAGCTGAGCACGCTGGGCGGGGTCCAGGGCGGCGATGCGCCACCGGCCGCCCTCGGTGAACATGTGGGTGACCATCCGGACTTCCACGGCGGTGATGCAGGGAAGGTGCGGGAGCAGGTCGAGGGTGTAGCGGGAGAGGGCCGGCAGGTCGCGGGTGGCGGCGATGGCGAGGATGTCGTGGCCGGCGGCCGCGCGCTCGATATGAGCATGTGAGGGTGGGCGCTCAGTGCCTGGGCGACCCCGGTGGTGGCGCCGGGAGCGCAGTCGATCACGACGAAGGCCACGCAGATCTGCTCGAACAGGGGTGGGCCGGGTGAGAATCCCACGCAGGCGGCGCCCTGCTCGGACAGGCGGCCGAAGCGGCGGGCGACGGTGACCGGGTCGGCCTCCAGGGCACGTCCGAGCCCTTGCAGTGACTACGCACCTCCCAGGTGCGTCATCATGCAGCCTTGTTTACGCTCTGCGGGTATGCGACCTCGCCGCGCAGTCATCGGGGGGGTCGCCGCATGGCCCCCCGGCAGGGACCTGCCCGGGCGATCTCCGGCAGCCGCCTCGAATCGGAGGAGCCTCATGAGGAATCGTGTTCTCGCCCGCATCCTGCTCCTGGCGGCCACGTCCGGCCTGCTGGCCACCGGTGCGATCATGACCGCGGCGGACAACACGCAACAGGCCGCCCGGAGCAGCTCCCGAATAGCCGTCGGGCCTCAATACGACTCGACACACGTGTACGTCGAGCCCGGTAAGGTGCCCGCGTTCACCGCCAGCTGGAAGGCCACCTTCGGTGGGACGAACACGGCCGTGTCGGTCACGGACGTCACCCCTACCCCCAGCCGGACCAAGTCCGAACTCGTCCTCTCGCCCGTCGGCACTCTGTCGGTCTTCGACTTCCAAACGCCCATA
Protein-coding sequences here:
- a CDS encoding Lrp/AsnC family transcriptional regulator, which gives rise to MVTHMFTEGGRWRIAALDPAQRAQLTGPPPARTPVDPGEITPFDRALITRIAHDGRAPYRALASDLGVSLNTAKRRTGQLTRRGLLRFRCDFAPSAAGPSRPPSGPESRPPISPRSATPSSACPRPATAPPSAALTTSW